A genomic segment from Ochotona princeps isolate mOchPri1 chromosome 11, mOchPri1.hap1, whole genome shotgun sequence encodes:
- the LOC118760016 gene encoding putative vomeronasal receptor-like protein 4 translates to MLSLRNVYFFQAGIGILANAILLIFHFLTIYQAYRPRPTDITTCQLAFVHIVMLLTTVGILSENMFKSLNFANELKCKLLIYVSRVMRGLSISTTCLLSIVQVITICPSSFCLSRFKHKLTNYTIIVLICIWFLNLSSNSSMITYTVAHSNRSNLLSVSKYCSLSSVNSIIRKIFFMLVLSQRVLSVGLMVFSSTYMVIFLCSHQRKSEYLHSMSVSLRISPAKRATCTVLVLVSFFVIMYCVDMTISSFSVMLWKYEPVVLDIQILVGNIYATFSPLLHFSSDSRILGLLKKMIDTTMIVTVNVANLKM, encoded by the coding sequence ATGTTATCGCTgagaaatgtatatttttttcaagCTGGCATTGGAATCTTAGCCAATGCCATTCTCCTCATCTTTCACTTCCTCACAATCTACCAAGCCTATAGGCCAAGGCCCACTGATATAACCACCTGTCAACTGGCTTTTGTCCACATAGTGATGCTTCTTACTACAGTGGGTATTTTATCTGAAAACATGTTCAAATCACTGAATTttgcaaatgaattaaaatgtaagcttttGATCTATGTAAGTCGGGTGATGAGGGGTCTCTCCATCTCCACCACTTGTCTCCTGAGCATCGTTCAAGTCATCACCATCTGTCCCAGCTCCTTTTGCTTGTCAAGATTTAAACATAAACTCACAAATTATACTATCATTGTTTTAATCTGTATTTGGTTCCTCAATTTGTCTTCTAACAGTAGCATGATAACTTACACTGTGGCTCATTCCAATAGAAGTAATCTACTCAGTGTCAGTAAGTACTGCTCACTCTCCTCAGTGAACTCCAtcattaggaaaatatttttcatgcttGTATTATCCCAGCGTGTTTTATCTGTAGGACTCATGGTGTTCTCCAGTACATACATGGTGATATTCCTATGCagccatcagaggaagtctgagtacctTCACAGCATGAGTGTTTCCCTAAGAATCTCCCCAGCAAAAAGAGCCACCTGTACTGTCCTTGTGCTGGTGAGCttctttgtgattatgtactGTGTGGATATGACCATCTCATCCTTCTCAGTTATGCTGTGGAAGTATGAACCAGTAGTCTTGGATATTCAGATTCTTGTGGGGAACATCTATGCCACTTTCAGTCCTTTGTTACATTTTAGTTCTGATAGCCGAATACTTGGTCTTCTGAAAAAAATGATTGATACGACAATGATTGTAACAGTTAATGTAGCAAATCTGAAAATGTAA